The genomic region TAGGAGTAATGGCCTGGTCCTACCTAGCCTGGGCAGCTGTTAGTGGGTTTATGATGGAGATCCATAAAGCCCACCAGCCGCTGCCCAGACTAGCCTGGTCCGAGGTCTGCCTGGTGTGTCAATGTGCCCACAGGAGTTGGCAAGACGGTACAAACAGACCTTGGACCAGGCTACTAACTGTCCCCTGTAAGCCATCTGTCATATAACTAAACATGTGCCCAAGGTAATGTCGATGACTTCCACAGGTTCTATTCACTTCTTCCACAATGATTTTTGAGGATGACATACAAATGAAAGAATACCTCAAGATGATGACTGATATGATCCTGTTGTGTGCCACCCTGGCCATCTCcctcttcttctggatcatttcCATCACAGCCAGCACATATTATGGTAAGAGACACTTGCGTGCGtggacatgctcacacacaccttttcagttatGTCCAGTGTTTTCCCTACCATTGTGGGTTATAAAACGCTTGTTAAccctttaaaataataataaatgttcTGTATAAATGTGCTCTAAAATgtcatctgatcttcatctaagtcctACTCCTAATAATAGATCAAGTTAATCGGATttaaacaaataacacaaaaacaagtgtccttttgaatttctttatTGAGAAAATGTATCCAACATTACATttctttgtggggaaaaaaagtaTGTAAATCTCTAGATTAATGAGCTCAAAGTggattaaagtagtcaaaagtttagtatttggtcccatatagAAAGATGTTTCAGAACACTTCTAAATTAATCTTGATAGTGCCATGATTAAGAAAAAAACACGAATGAATCATGAATACGGATGAGTGAGAAGTTTAGAGGCTGCAAAACATGCTCTCACCGTTACCCATAAGAGGGGAGAACATGATGTGTTGCAGAAATAGAGACAAAGCTAAAGGGTGCAAACTTTCTCTCAACACTATGTAAGCAAGATGGGCCCCCCCTCCTAGCTCTGTTGCTCCCCCCTTCCTAGCTCTGTTGCTCCCCCTTCCTAGCTCTGTTGCCCCCCTTCCTAGCTCTGTTGCCCCCCTTCCTAGCTCTGTTGCTCCCCCCCCTTCCTAGCTCTGTTGCTCCCCCCCTTCCTAGCTCCCCTTCCTAGCTCTGTTGCCCCCCCCCTTCCTAGCTCTGTTGCCCCCCTTCCTAGCTCTGTTGCCCCCCTTCCTAGCCTTCCTAGCTCCTAGCTCTGCTGCCCCCCCCTTCCTAGCCCTGTTGCCCCCCCTTCCTAGCTCTGTTGCCCCCCCCCTTCCTAGCTCTGTTGCCCCCCTTCCTAGCTCTGTTGCTCCCCCCCTTCCTAGCTCTGttgctccccccccccctccttcctaGCTCTGTTGCTCCCCTCCTTCCTAGCTCTGTTGCCCCCCCCCTTCCTCGCTCTGTTGCTCCCCCCCTTCCTAGCTCTGTTTCTCCCCCTTCCTAGCTCTgtttctcccccttccctcttcctaGCTCTGTTGCTCCTTCCCCCCTTCCTAGCTCTGTTGTTGCCCCCCCTTCCTAGCTCTGTTGCTCCCCCCCTTCCTAGCTCTGTTGCTCCCCCCTTCCTAGCTCTGTTGCCCCCCCTTCCTAGCTCTGTTGCCCCCCCCTTCCTAGCTCTGTTGCTCCCCCTTCCTAGCTCTGTTGCTCCCCCCTTCCTAGCTCTGTTGCTCCCCCTTCCTAGCTCTGTTGCCCCCTTCCTAGCTCTGTTGCTCCCCCTTCCTAGCTCCCCCCTTCCTAGCTCTGTTGCTCCCCCCCTTCCCCCTTAGCTCTGTTGCTCCCCCTTCCTAGCTCTGTTGCTCCTAGCCCCTTCCTAGCTCTGTTGCTCCCCCTTCCTAGCTCTGTTGCTCCCCCTTCCTAGCTCTGTTGCTCCCCCTTCCTAGCTCTGTTGCTCCCCCTTCCTAGCTCCCCCTTCCTAGCTCTGTTGCTCCCCCTTCCTAGCTCTGTTGCTCCCCCTTCCTAGCTCTGTTGCTCCCCCTTCCTAGCTCTGTTGCTCCCCCTTCCTAGCTCTGTTGCTCCCCCTTCCTAGCTCTGTTGCTCCCCCTTCCTAGCTCTGTTGTCCCCTTCCTAGCTCTGTTGCTCCCCCTTCCTAGCTCTGTTGCGCTCCCCCTTCCTAGCTCTGTTGCGCTCCCCCTTCCTAGCTCTGttgctcccccccccccacctagtTCTGTTGCCCCCtgccaggggaacagtgggttaaaaaaAGAGAGGCTTCTATTCACCTCATTCCAGAATATAGACAAGGAGAGATGGTTTCAGTAGTAGATGTTTGTTAAAGAGGATGAAACACGACTTGATGAAACACTGATTATTAGCTAGAGCTATAACCTAATTCAATGCGTCATTCACAGGCACTCTCCAGCCGGTGTCTCCGTGGCGATGGTTGTTCTCCATCCTGGTTCCTCTGACTCTCACCACACGGGCCCTGAAAAAGAGGAGTCTGAACCACAGCGGAGCCCTGGGAGGTAAACAAACAATAGAACATaaatcaaccaatcaaaatgaAACCTTCCTGCTCAAGAGTTATTCTATGAATTTCAGCGAAGAACTGCCTGTGTCTTCCCCTTGTAGTTCTGTGTGTTTAATCAATCAAAACGTGTTATGACAGCCTCACCTACATGTTAATTCCCACGGATGTGTTGTGCAACCAGCAGCACGCCCCTGCACTTACTTAGGCCTACTTCATGTAGGAATTCAGCAGGGAGAATATGTAGCGAATGAAAAATATCActtttatatacatatatttaagttaaccaggcaagtcagttaagaaaaacatatgatttacaatgacggccaaggaacagggggttaagtgccttgttcaggggaacaggggttaagtgccttgttcaggggaacagtgggttaactgccttgttcaggggaacagtgggttaagtgccttgttcaggggaacagtgggttaagtgccttgttcaggggcacagtgggttaagtgccttgttcaggggcacagtgggttaagtgccttgttcaggggcacagtgggttaagtgccttgccagtgggtttgttcaggggcacagtgggttaagtgccttgttcaggggaacagtgggttaagtgccttgttcaggggcacagtgggttaagtgccttgttcaggggcacagtgggttaagtgccttgttcaggggcacagtgggttaagtgccttgttcaggggaacagtgggttaagtgccttgttcaggggaacagtgggttaagtgccttgttcaggggaacagtgggttaagtgccttgttcagggacagaacaacagatttttaccttgtcagctcggggattcgatccagcaacctttcggttactggcccaacgctctacccactaggctccctgccgccccaatatgaCAAATATGGGGGAAAAATAGTTGTTGTGTGTTGATGCAATGTCTTCCACTATATTCTCAATCCCTCGTGGGACCAACTGCTTATCTATTGGTCCTGTGGCGACTCGCCTACTCAGGAATGGAAGGTGCTCAACCAACAAGTCTGAACAGTTTGCAACGGCTGCCTGGGGGGGGAATTACTTCCAGACTGAAGTACAGTCCTTCAGTTTCACCAGGTCTGCACACGGAATAAGAGCTTCCCTTCCCTTAAACAGACTCACTCGGCGTTGAGGACTCTGGAGGACTGCTTTTCCTTCTTAAGGATTCGGACAGGATCAGGCTTTGACTGTAAAAAAAGGGGACCGGTTTTGCCAGTTCATATTATGGAAGAGGATCTTCTGAATGATAACTGCACAGCAGACAATCTGCCCTTGTATACATTCTACGCCTCTGTGATGATTGTGGAGTTCACCCTGGCTCTGCCTCTTAACCTCTCAGTGCTTTACCTCTTCATCTTCAAGCTGGAGTTCTGGAAACTGAACTCCAACAACCTTTTCCTGTTCAATCTCGTGTTGGCTGACCTCCTTCTGCTAGGCTGTTTGCCAGTGAACGCCTACAATTTTCTTCGCGGAGAGCGGCAGAGTACGGACGGAAAGATCTGCAAAGCCATGCTCTTCATGCTGTTTCTGAACCGAGGCGCCAGTATCGGCTTCCTGGCTGTGATTTCACTCGATCGCTACTTCAACGTGGTTCATCCTGGGAACAAGGACTTTGTCCTCAAAAAGTCCCCTCATATATCTGTCGTCATCTGGCTAGTACTGCTTCCTTTGACAATCCCCACCATGCTGAAGACCGGCTGCTGTAGCAGTCATGGGGACGTCACTGACACTCTGAGAGAGGTTGTGTTTTTCACCCAGATTCTCAtccctttctttgtgttggtGTACTGCACGGTCCGCATTGTCAACAGACTCAAAAAGAAGACAGTAGGTGACAGGACCAAGCTGCGTCGAGCAGTGTTTCTGGTCACCTCTGTCATGCTgctcttctctttctgtttcctgCCTTGTACCATCGCTAGAATTGTTCTGTTGATTGTCAGAGCCATGGATTTAGAGAATGCTGAGAATATAGCTGTTCAGGTCTATGATGGTTTCATAGTTTTTTCCCACATGGACTGTCTAGTGGACCCAATTGTGTACTGTTTAAGCAGCACTAAGTTCAAACGCCTCTACCTGACAACGTATTGCCCCTGTCTACTGAGAAACAACGCAGAAACGGTTGAAAGAACAAACCCGACACGAACCAACTTAAATCTAAAACGCAACAACAACACACTGTAGCTAGTAGTCTAAAACGCAACAACACACTGTAGCTAGTAGTCTAAAACGCAGCAACAACACACTGTAGCTAGTAGGTAATGATACTTCTGGGTGTGGGCGTGGCCACAGTTTTTAAAGAGTTTCTTGCGGTTATACACTTTCATGGGGCTGAGAATTTtcttgtataaaaaaaaaagagaatttcctgcaattctacacattttaccatggcTTATGTCATATAACtaaaactttgttaaaacaagtctaTTGGGGCCCCATGCCaggacattttttaaaaacattttagatTCTCTCGGACTGTCTAGTTTTTTATTTTGGTGAtggttagttctcaaagattatcTTATTTAAAAAGATATCGCTCCGTTTGTCTTTTCTACATACACGGTTTTAGTCGTTTTAAGTTCACACTGAAAACGTTtttaccatgttcatctgttttgATGTGGCGGCCCGCCGCTGCTAAATGAGTATAGGGGAAGCACTGGCATGTTCAGCTTTTGTTTGCCAAATCAGACTGTGATTCAATACTGGTTTATGTTATGATCAGTCATTGGTTTCCTTCACCTGTGATATCATCATGTTAAACAGATCATCATGATGCTGTTACTAATTGTCTGTGTCAAATAAATATTCTCCTCAAATGATGCTCCCATAAAAATGATTgttacgactactactactactactaccaccaagaCAACAACAGCTGATAGGAGCTACCCCTTCTTCCCTTGGAGAGGTAAGACCAcattatatactactactactagtactacaacaGCTGATAGGAGCTACCCCCTCCTCCCTTGGAGAGGTAAGACCAcattatatactactactactactactactactactactagtactacaacaGCTGATAGGAGCTACCCCCTCCTCCCTTGGAGAGGTAAGACcacattacagttgaagtcggaagtttacgtacacttaggttggagtcattaaaactcatttttcaaccactccacacaattcttgttaacaaactatagttttggcaagtcgtttaggacatctactttgtgtatgacacaagtcctttttccaacatttgtttacagacagattatttaactgtatcacaattccagtgggtcagaagtttatatacacagtagactgcgcctttaaacagcttggaaaattccagaaaatgatgtcatggctttagaagcttctgataggctaattgacgtcatttgagtcgattggaggtgtacctgtggatgtaccaCGTCCatgtgtacaaacaatagtatgcaagtctaaacaccatgggaccacacagccatcataccgctcaggaaggagatgcgttgtgtctcctagagatgaacgtactttggtgcgaaacgtgcaaatcaatcccagaacaacagcaaaggacatcagtcagttaaagcttggttgcaaatggacaatgaccccaagcatacttccaaattattgtcaggattaaatgtcatgaattgtgaaaaactgagtttaaatgtatttggctaaagtgtatgtaaacctctgacttcaactgtatttactactagtactaccactacaactactactagtactaccactactactacaactacaacagctGATAGGAGCTACCCCCTCCTCCATTGGAGAGGAACGACCACATTATATATTACCACTACTACTCTTGATGAGGTCAATTAATGAATACTTTTTTATATAGTGTGAGAGTATTTGTATTAAATTCCAATTATACATACTGTACCTCTCATTTTATGATATCTATATGTTCTGTCTGATAATATtcagtctctatatatctactgtataataCTATTCAGTATCTATGTACTGTATGATAATATtcagtctctatatatctactgtatgataatattcagtctctatatatctactgtatgataatattcagtatctatctactgtatgataatattcagtatctatgtactgtatgataatattcagtctctatatatctactgtataataCTATTCAGTATCTATGTACTGTATGATAATATtcagtctctatatatctactgtatgataatattcagtctctatatatctactgtatgataatattcagtctctatatatctactgtataataCTATTCAGTATCTATGTACTGTATGATAATATtcagtctctatatatctactgtatgataatattcagtctctatatatctactgtataataCTATTCAGTATCTATGTACTGTATGATAATATTCAGTatctatatatctactgtataataCTATTCAGTATCTACAGTGCactcaaagtattcagaccccttgattttccacatttttgttactttacagccttattctaaaagtggttaaatagttttttttttttccctcaatctacaaacacaatacctcatgacatcacaataacccataatgacatcacaataccccataatgacatgacaaagcaaaaacaggtttttagacatttttgcacatttttcataaaacatttaaaaaaaaaacatgcttacatagttattcagaacctttactgagtactttgttaaagctttggcagcgataacagctaaagacttcttgggtatgatgctccaAGCTTGTTAAAGCTTTGACAGCGATAACAGCTtaaagacttcttgggtatgatgctccaAGCTTGTTAAAGCTTTGCAGCGATAACAGCTtaaagacttcttgggtatgatgctccaAGCTTGTTAaagctttggcagcgataacagcttaaagacttcttgggtatgatgctccaAGCTTGTTAaagctttggcagcgataacagcttaaagacttcttgggtatgatgctccaAGCTTGTTAaagctttggcagcgataacagcttaaagacttcttgggtatgatgctccaAG from Oncorhynchus tshawytscha isolate Ot180627B unplaced genomic scaffold, Otsh_v2.0 Un_contig_4380_pilon_pilon, whole genome shotgun sequence harbors:
- the LOC112267784 gene encoding 12-(S)-hydroxy-5,8,10,14-eicosatetraenoic acid receptor gives rise to the protein MEEDLLNDNCTADNLPLYTFYASVMIVEFTLALPLNLSVLYLFIFKLEFWKLNSNNLFLFNLVLADLLLLGCLPVNAYNFLRGERQSTDGKICKAMLFMLFLNRGASIGFLAVISLDRYFNVVHPGNKDFVLKKSPHISVVIWLVLLPLTIPTMLKTGCCSSHGDVTDTLREVVFFTQILIPFFVLVYCTVRIVNRLKKKTVGDRTKLRRAVFLVTSVMLLFSFCFLPCTIARIVLLIVRAMDLENAENIAVQVYDGFIVFSHMDCLVDPIVYCLSSTKFKRLYLTTYCPCLLRNNAETVERTNPTRTNLNLKRNNNTL